GGAGGTTACCGCCGCCACCCCCCCGGCCAGGGCGAAAGCGACCGGGGTCCCCCCCCCGGCCAGGACCACGGCCAGCCCCAACACCGCGAAGATCCCCCCTCCCACCATCCCCCCCACTCCGATGGCGGAGACCGCCCAGAATCCGATTTTCCCGCCCCTTGGCTCCATAGTTCCGTCTCCCCGCTTTCGGCTTTACCTGTTTATCGTAACGTTCCGACGCGCCCTTGGCAAGAAGCTCTCCGAACCGCAAGTTGGTTCGTGAAGGAAAGGAGCGAAACGGCTATACTCATAAAAAGGGTTTGCCTCCGCGCCGGAGGGAAACCGGATACGACATTGTTTACGCGGAGAACGCCCATGAAATTAGGTTTTGTCGGATTGGGGAAGATGGGGGGAAAGATGATCGAGCGTCTCCTTCGCGGCGGTCACGAAGTGGTGGCCTTCGACCGGGACCCCGCCGCGGCGGCAGCCGCCGGGCGCCTGGGGGCGCTCGTCGCCGATTCGCCGCGGGAGCTGGTGGAATCTCTCCGGCCTCCCCGTGCGGTCTGGGTCATGGTCCCCGCGGGGGAGACCACCCGGGCGGTGATCGAGGAACTCGCCGGGCCGTTGGAAGACGGAGACGTCCTGATCGACGGGGGTAATTCCAACTACGGCGATACGATCGCCGCCGCGGACTGGTTGGCGGACCGGGGCATAACGATGCTGGACGCCGGCACCAGCGGGGGAATCTGGGGGCTGACCGAAGGCTATTGCCTGATGGTGGGCGGCCCGGAGGAAGCATTTCTCCGGCTGGAGCCGGTCTTGCGTACGCTCGCTCCCCCCGACGGGTACGCTCTGGTCGGCCCCAACGGCGCCGGGCATTTCGTGAAGATGGTGCACAACGGGATCGAGTACGCGCTGCTTCAGGCCTACGGCGAGGGTTTCGAAATCATGCGGGAGAAGAAGGAGTTCGAAATCGATCTTCCGGCCGTCGCCCGGCTCTGGAACCGGGGGAGCGTGATCCGTTCCTGGCTTCTGGAACTGGCCGCCGCCGCCCTCGGCCGGAATCCGGAC
The window above is part of the bacterium genome. Proteins encoded here:
- the gnd gene encoding decarboxylating 6-phosphogluconate dehydrogenase, producing MKLGFVGLGKMGGKMIERLLRGGHEVVAFDRDPAAAAAAGRLGALVADSPRELVESLRPPRAVWVMVPAGETTRAVIEELAGPLEDGDVLIDGGNSNYGDTIAAADWLADRGITMLDAGTSGGIWGLTEGYCLMVGGPEEAFLRLEPVLRTLAPPDGYALVGPNGAGHFVKMVHNGIEYALLQAYGEGFEIMREKKEFEIDLPAVARLWNRGSVIRSWLLELAAAALGRNPDLSGIKGYVEDSGEGRWTVAEAIRLNVSAPVITLSLLQRMASRRPDPFAAKLIAALRNEFGGHAVKSEE
- a CDS encoding amino acid transporter — encoded protein: MEPRGGKIGFWAVSAIGVGGMVGGGIFAVLGLAVVLAGGGTPVAFALAGGVAAVTS